One Mangifera indica cultivar Alphonso chromosome 4, CATAS_Mindica_2.1, whole genome shotgun sequence genomic region harbors:
- the LOC123214207 gene encoding uncharacterized protein LOC123214207 isoform X1 has product MVMHPETTSKESNEKSSTHSSSSSSTSSLDLAIEDIEGPSKSGTNITSSPKLKLDSQSAPTHVSITGNSSRSKELDNGSPVPSSSSQETHESLAYDLPSTQSPPLQVMDRSEGYDPLRIPSTVFERKASSPLEWSAASNDSLFSLHLGNNSSSRDHVFMLGGEVLKSGEIPMSGEFLKFSPSVTVEEIEGKSLEWEKGEEIGESDDGIKVSTIDNTEDQSNERGPPTKGMQCSSVSSRSNDSARSFAFPIMSRGKRCAWPSCYCSDCSCTCWYCSMPSCYLMWPSCYCSDCSWAFCYCWNCSLYRWCCHSSTPTTLTEGPEGSSPKAEVQKNPNQQLFDKMASTSPACCCFTCSSCHHYCCSSRCSYCC; this is encoded by the exons ATGGTAATGCATCCAGAGACTACATCAAAAGAAAGTAATGAAAAGTCAAGCACAcactcttcttcatcttcatcaacatCGTCATTGGATCTTGCCATAGAGGATATAGAAGGACCTAGCAAGTCAGGAACCAATATTACTTCCTCCCCCAAACTTAAATTGGATTCTCAATCTGCACCAACACATGTTTCCATCACTGGCAACTCTTCAAGATCAAAAGAACTTGACAATGGGTCTCCAGTTCCCTCTTCATCTTCTCAAGAAACACATGAATCATTGGCATATGATTTGCCATCAACACAATCCCCCCCACTCCAAGTGATGGACCGTTCAGAGGGATATGATCCTCTTAGAATACCATCAACCGTGTTTGAAAGAAAAGCCTCATCACCCCTGGAATGGAGTGCTGCTTCTAATGATTCACTGTTTAGCCTTCACTTAGGCAATAACAGTTCCTCCAGAGACCATGTTTTTATGTTGGGTGGAGAAGTGTTGAAGTCTGGTGAAATTCCCATGTCAGGTGAGTTTCTTAAGTTTAGCCCTTCTGTTACAGTGGAGGAAATTGAGGGAAAGAGTCTAGAATGGGAGAAGGGTGAAGAAATTGGAGAGTCGGATGATGGCATCAAGGTTTCAACAATAGATAACACAGAAGATCAAAGTAATGAAAGGGGACCACCTACCAAAGGAATGCAGTGTTCTAGTGTCTCCAGCCGTTCAAATGATAGTGCTCGCTCATTTGCATTTCCAAT AATGAGTAGAGGGAAGAGGTGTGCATGGCCATCATGCTACTGTTCTGATTGTAGCTGCACCTGCTGGTACTGTTCAATGCCAAGCTGCTACTTAATGTGGCCAAGCTGCTACTGTTCTGATTGTAGCTGGGCATTCTGCTACTGTTGGAACTGTAGTCTATATAGATGGTGCTGTCACTCTTCCACTCCTACCAC TTTAACAGAGGGACCAGAAGGCAGTTCGCCAAAAGCAGAGGTTCAGAAGAACCCAAACCAGCAGTTGTTTGACAAAATGGCTTCAACATCTCCTGCCTGCTGCTGTTTTACTTGCTCCTCTTGTCACCATTATTGTTGCAGTTCTCGTTGCTCTTATTGCTGTTGA
- the LOC123213361 gene encoding LRR receptor-like serine/threonine-protein kinase RPK2 yields the protein MGFPVDCWFHLKCSIFVEALILLILCSFSSVSGEVFSEETVLLEFKNLVSDPSGLLSSWDANITNHCSWHGISCDSKSRVISLNITGGDVSEGTSQAFSSCSKLYEFPLYGFGIRRTCLHGQGKLVGKLSPLIGKLGELRVLSLAFNGFSGEIPGEIWGLEKLEVLDLEGNLFDGRLPNEFVGLRGLRVLNLGFNRIDGEIPVSFNKCEDLEVLNLAGNKVKGLIPASLGNLLKLRGLYLSYNELNGSIPSEFGNNSPNLEHLDLSRNFLVGRIPGSLGNCRQLRTLLLFSNMLNDVIPRELGWLSKLEVLDVSRNRLRGLIPTELGNCAELSVLVLSNLFDPVMNAGKTSGRLPVGLTSASSVDNNTFHGPIPKKITTLSKLKILWAPNMNHEGKLPSSWGACESLEMVNLAQNFLNGEVIGVFNRCKKLYHVDLSSNNLTGELDVKLPVPCMTFIDVSGNQISGSIPRFHNKACPRLPPQSLDLLQLFSPSYIYLSYFAYRTRLATPFPMSDASLVIIHNFGDNNFTGSIHWLPIAPERLGRQTDYAFLAGGNKLTGPFPGSLFGKCNKLHGMIVNVSNNNIYGQIPLNIGAMCKSLRFLDVSQNQISGIVPQSLGNLKSLVLLDLSENELQGQVPANLHRLKCLKHLSLAGNNLTGGIPSSIGCLRSLEVLKLSSNSLSGEIPGSLVNLRNLTALLLNNNKLSGQIPSGLTHVTSLLTFNASFNNLSGSVPLNSKVMNCSGLRGNTYLNSCLLYSLAVSSSESTNSFDDSDIQLSPPAGHKTADNNINSIEIASIVSAAAVVLILLILVTLFFYTRKWVPDSRVQVSESKKITFFIDIGVPLTYENIVRATGNFNSSNCIGCGGFGATYKAEISPAILVAVKKLAVGRFHCIQQFHAEIKTLGSVRHRNLVTLIGYHASEDDMFLIYNYLPGGNLEEFIQKRSASAVDWRILHKIALGIASALAYLHEQCVPRVLHRDVKPSNILLDDNFNAYLSDFGLSRLLGTSETHATTGVAGTFGYVAPEYAMTCRVSEKADVYSYGVVLLELISDKKALDPSFSSHGNGFNIISWASMLLRQGQAKDIFTARLWETGPQDDLVSMLHLALKCTIETLSTRPTMKHVVQCLKQIRPSR from the coding sequence ATGGGTTTTCCTGTTGACTGTTGGTTTCATTTGAAATGCAGCATCTTTGTTGAAGCTTTGATCTTACTTATCTTGTGTAGCTTCTCATCGGTTTCCGGAGAAGTTTTTTCTGAGGAAACAGTTTTGCTGGAATTCAAGAACTTGGTTTCTGATCCTTCAGGCCTTCTCTCAAGCTGGGACGCCAACATAACGAACCATTGTTCATGGCATGGCATCTCTTGTGACTCTAAATCTAGGGTCATCTCTCTGAATATCACTGGTGGTGATGTATCTGAAGGTACTTCTCAGGCTTTCTCTTCTTGTTCCAAGTTATATGAGTTTCCATTATATGGTTTTGGAATTAGAAGAACATGTTTGCATGGTCAGGGTAAGTTAGTAGGCAAACTATCTCCATTGATTGGGAAACTTGGTGAACTTAGGGTTTTGTCTCTAGCTTTTAATGGTTTTAGTGGTGAAATTCCGGGGGAGATATGGGGTTTAGAGAAATTAGAAGTGCTTGATCTTGAAGGGAATTTATTTGATGGAAGATTGCCTAATGAGTTTGTTGGGTTGAGAGGATTGCGGGTTTTGAATCTTGGGTTTAATAGGATTGATGGGGAGATTCCAGTTTCTTTTAACAAGTGTGAGGATTTAGAGGTTTTAAATTTAGCTGGTAACAAGGTGAAGGGACTGATTCCGGCATCTTTAGGTAACCTTTTGAAGTTAAGGGGGCTTTATTTGTCATATAATGAGCTAAATGGTTCAATTCCAAGTGAATTTGGAAATAATTCCCCGAATCTAGAGCATCTTGATCTGTCTAGGAATTTCCTAGTTGGTAGAATCCCGGGTAGTTTGGGGAATTGTCGGCAGTTAAGGACACTTTTGTtgttttcaaatatgttaaatgACGTCATTCCGCGTGAACTGGGCTGGCTAAGTAAGCTTGAGGTTCTAGATGTTTCGAGAAATAGACTTCGTGGCTTGATCCCCACTGAGCTCGGGAACTGTGCTGAATTGTCGGTTCTTGTCCTTTCAAATCTTTTTGATCCTGTAATGAATGCTGGAAAAACAAGTGGACGGTTGCCAGTTGGATTGACTAGTGCTTCTAGTGTTGATAATAACACTTTCCATGGCCCCATTCCAAAGAAAATTACAACCCTTTCTAAGCTTAAAATACTTTGGGCACCAAACATGAATCATGAGGGTAAACTTCCAAGCAGTTGGGGTGCTTGTGAGAGCTTGGAAATGGTGAACTTGGCTCAGAACTTTTTAAATGGAGAAGTCATTGGAGTCTTCAATAGATGCAAGAAGCTATATCATGTTGACTTGAGCTCAAATAACCTAACCGGGGAGCTTGATGTGAAACTTCCAGTTCCCTGTATGACTTTCATTGATGTTAGCGGAAATCAGATATCAGGATCTATCCCCAGATTTCATAACAAGGCTTGCCCTCGTCTGCCTCCGCAGAGCTTGGATCTTCTGCAACTCTTCAGCCCATCATACATATATCTATCTTACTTTGCCTATAGAACTCGCCTTGCAACGCCTTTTCCGATGTCTGATGCTTCTTTGGTGATAATTCACAACTTTGGTGATAACAACTTCACTGGTTCAATCCACTGGCTTCCAATAGCACCGGAGAGATTGGGAAGGCAGACTGATTATGCATTTCTTGCTGGTGGAAACAAGCTTACTGGACCGTTTCCTGGAAGTCTATTTGGGAAGTGTAATAAACTGCACGGAATGATTGTTAATGTCAGCAATAATAACATATATGGTCAGATTCCTTTGAATATTGGTGCAATGTGCAAATCTCTTAGATTTTTGGATGTCTCTCAGAATCAAATTTCGGGGATAGTGCCGCAGAGTCTAGGGAATTTGAAGTCTCTTGTGCTTCTTGACTTGAGTGAGAATGAACTACAAGGTCAGGTTCCAGCCAATCTCCATCGGTTGAAATGTCTTAAACATCTTTCCTTAGCTGGTAACAACCTGACTGGTGGCATTCCATCAAGCATTGGATGCTTAAGATCACTTGAAGTGCTGAAACTTTCTTCAAATTCTCTCTCAGGTGAGATTCCTGGAAGTCTTGTAAACTTGAGAAACCTAACTGCTCTCCTGCTCAACAATAATAAACTCTCAGGGCAGATCCCCTCTGGTTTGACACATGTAACATCACTGTTAACATTTAATGCATCCTTCAATAATCTGTCTGGTTCGGTTCCCTTGAATAGTAAAGTGATGAATTGCAGCGGTCTTCGTGGAAACACTTACCTTAATTCCTGCCTTTTATATTCCCTTGCTGTGTCCTCTTCAGAATCTACCAACAGCTTTGATGATTCAGATATTCAGTTATCTCCTCCAGCGGGACATAAAACTgcagataataatattaattcaattgaGATTGCATCCATTGTGTCTGCAGCAGCGGTTGTTTTAATTCTCCTAATTCTTGTAACCCTCTTCTTTTACACAAGGAAGTGGGTCCCAGATTCCAGAGTTCAGGTCTCCGAGTCTAAGAAAATCACTTTCTTCATTGACATTGGGGTTCCATTAACTTATGAGAATATTGTTCGAGCAACAGGGAATTTCAACTCCAGTAACTGCATTGGATGTGGAGGCTTTGGTGCTACTTACAAGGCCGAAATCTCTCCAGCTATTCTAGTGGCTGTAAAGAAGCTTGCTGTTGGAAGGTTTCATTGTATTCAACAATTCCATGCTGAGATAAAGACCCTTGGAAGTGTGAGGCACCGGAATCTTGTGACTTTAATAGGGTACCATGCAAGTGAAGATGACATGTTCCTGATCTATAATTACTTGCCAGGAGGTAATTTGGAAGAATTTATCCAGAAAAGATCTGCTAGCGCTGTTGATTGGAGGATTCTTCACAAGATTGCTCTAGGCATAGCATCTGCGCTTGCATATCTGCATGAGCAATGTGTTCCACGGGTTCTACACCGTGATGTCAAACCAAGTAATATATTGCTGGATGATAACTTCAATGCATATCTGTCTGACTTTGGATTATCCAGACTCTTGGGAACTTCTGAAACCCATGCAACAACTGGTGTAGCTGGAACGTTTGGGTATGTAGCTCCAGAGTATGCAATGACCTGCCGTGTGTCTGAGAAAGCTGATGTTTACAGCTATGGTGTGGTGCTGCTTGAGTTGATATCAGACAAGAAAGCCTTGGATCCTTCATTTTCTTCACATGGAAATGGATTCAACATAATTTCTTGGGCCTCAATGCTTTTGCGACAAGGTCAGGCCAAGGATATCTTCACTGCAAGGCTATGGGAGACAGGTCCCCAGGATGACCTGGTGAGTATGCTGCATTTGGCACTCAAGTGTACCATTGAAACACTATCGACCAGGCCTACCATGAAGCATGTTGTCCAATGTTTGAAGCAAATTCGACCTTCCCGTTAG
- the LOC123213362 gene encoding ninja-family protein AFP1-like isoform X2 has protein sequence MGEASENRKKSREMHNLSLQLEKYPRDLLQKFMSTSDTQQSQDLTPTSHKEEKVGEIELNLGLSLGGRFGVDKNAKKKLIRSSSIAGSIPISRELDIATTPTAASTTTMTAQSVMYPALIRTSSLPTETEEEWRKRKELQTLRRMEAKRRRNEKQRNSSSNASGNSKVDRMELNLEEEKQALTANRAVGSAFGMQSWATAARQALLTGGVKGGGGFLQGLVQPSSQGSVESQGGSSSGSSSGGEMRSPASTRSWQDRSSQEIVGSSGTKTNENAGRTSMIEMENLSKKLESATSGMNAYEDMPAVFTKGSGPNGRRIDGILYKYGKGEEVRIMCVCHGSFLSPAEFVKHAGGGDVDHPLRHIVINPSPIPLS, from the exons ATGGGGGAAGCAAGtgaaaacagaaagaaaagtaGAGAAATGCACAATCTTTCATTACAGTTGGAGAAGTATCCAAGAGATCTGTTGCAGAAATTTATGTCAACCAGTGACACTCAACAATCGCAAGACCTTACACCAACTTCTCATAAGGAAGAAAAAGTTGGAGAAATCGAGCTAAATCTCGGGCTATCACTTGGTGGACGATTTGGGGTTGACAAAAATGCCAAGAAAAAGCTAATTCGATCCTCATCTATAGCAGGCTCAATACCGATATCTAGGGAGCTTGATATCGCAACAACACCTACAGCAGCTTCAACTACAACGATGACTGCACAATCTGTAATGTATCCTGCACTTATAAGAACCTCTTCGTTGCCCACGGAGACGGAAGAGGAGtggaggaagagaaaggagCTGCAGACTTTGAGAAGAATGGAAGCAAAGAGGAGGAGAAACGAAAAGCAAAGGAATTCTAGTTCAAATGCTAGTGGAAATTCAAAAGTGGATAGAATGGAGCTAAATTTGGAGGAAGAGAAGCAAGCTTTGACAGCAAATAGGGCGGTGGGGTCGGCTTTTGGGATGCAAAGCTGGGCCACTGCGGCCAGGCAAGCCTTGCTTACGGGTGGAGTAAAAGGCGGCGGTGGGTTCTTGCAGGGGTTGGTGCAGCCTAGTTCACAAGGCTCTGTGGAGTCTCAAGGTGGGAGTTCATCTG GATCAAGTAGTGGTGGAGAGATGAGAAGCCCTGCTAGTACCCGATCCTGGCAAGATCGAAGCAGTCAAGAGATTGTAGGTTCTTCAGGGACAAAGACAAATGAAAATGCAGGGAGAACTTCCATGATAGAGATGGAGAATCTATCCAAGAAACTTGAATCTGCAACTAGTGGGATGAATGCCTATGAAGATATGCCTGCTGTCTTCACCAAAGGGTCTGGTCCCAATGGAAGAAGGATAGATGGCATTCTATACAAGTATGGAAAGGGAGAGGAAGTGAGAATAATGTGTGTATGCCATGGCAGTTTTCTATCACCAGCCGAGTTTGTTAAGCATGCAGGCGGTGGTGATGTCGATCACCCACTTAGGCATATTGTGATAAATCCTTCCCCTATCCCCTTGTCATGA
- the LOC123213362 gene encoding ninja-family protein AFP1-like isoform X1 has translation MGEASENRKKSREMHNLSLQLEKYPRDLLQKFMSTSDTQQSQDLTPTSHKEEKVGEIELNLGLSLGGRFGVDKNAKKKLIRSSSIAGSIPISRELDIATTPTAASTTTMTAQSVMYPALIRTSSLPTETEEEWRKRKELQTLRRMEAKRRRNEKQRNSSSNASGNSKVDRMELNLEEEKQALTANRAVGSAFGMQSWATAARQALLTGGVKGGGGFLQGLVQPSSQGSVESQGGSSSGMSELESKPIKGSSSGGEMRSPASTRSWQDRSSQEIVGSSGTKTNENAGRTSMIEMENLSKKLESATSGMNAYEDMPAVFTKGSGPNGRRIDGILYKYGKGEEVRIMCVCHGSFLSPAEFVKHAGGGDVDHPLRHIVINPSPIPLS, from the exons ATGGGGGAAGCAAGtgaaaacagaaagaaaagtaGAGAAATGCACAATCTTTCATTACAGTTGGAGAAGTATCCAAGAGATCTGTTGCAGAAATTTATGTCAACCAGTGACACTCAACAATCGCAAGACCTTACACCAACTTCTCATAAGGAAGAAAAAGTTGGAGAAATCGAGCTAAATCTCGGGCTATCACTTGGTGGACGATTTGGGGTTGACAAAAATGCCAAGAAAAAGCTAATTCGATCCTCATCTATAGCAGGCTCAATACCGATATCTAGGGAGCTTGATATCGCAACAACACCTACAGCAGCTTCAACTACAACGATGACTGCACAATCTGTAATGTATCCTGCACTTATAAGAACCTCTTCGTTGCCCACGGAGACGGAAGAGGAGtggaggaagagaaaggagCTGCAGACTTTGAGAAGAATGGAAGCAAAGAGGAGGAGAAACGAAAAGCAAAGGAATTCTAGTTCAAATGCTAGTGGAAATTCAAAAGTGGATAGAATGGAGCTAAATTTGGAGGAAGAGAAGCAAGCTTTGACAGCAAATAGGGCGGTGGGGTCGGCTTTTGGGATGCAAAGCTGGGCCACTGCGGCCAGGCAAGCCTTGCTTACGGGTGGAGTAAAAGGCGGCGGTGGGTTCTTGCAGGGGTTGGTGCAGCCTAGTTCACAAGGCTCTGTGGAGTCTCAAGGTGGGAGTTCATCTGGTATGTCTGAATTGGAGAGTAAACCTATTAAAG GATCAAGTAGTGGTGGAGAGATGAGAAGCCCTGCTAGTACCCGATCCTGGCAAGATCGAAGCAGTCAAGAGATTGTAGGTTCTTCAGGGACAAAGACAAATGAAAATGCAGGGAGAACTTCCATGATAGAGATGGAGAATCTATCCAAGAAACTTGAATCTGCAACTAGTGGGATGAATGCCTATGAAGATATGCCTGCTGTCTTCACCAAAGGGTCTGGTCCCAATGGAAGAAGGATAGATGGCATTCTATACAAGTATGGAAAGGGAGAGGAAGTGAGAATAATGTGTGTATGCCATGGCAGTTTTCTATCACCAGCCGAGTTTGTTAAGCATGCAGGCGGTGGTGATGTCGATCACCCACTTAGGCATATTGTGATAAATCCTTCCCCTATCCCCTTGTCATGA
- the LOC123214207 gene encoding uncharacterized protein LOC123214207 isoform X2 — protein MVMHPETTSKESNEKSSTHSSSSSSTSSLDLAIEDIEGPSKSGTNITSSPKLKLDSQSAPTHVSITGNSSRSKELDNGSPVPSSSSQETHESLAYDLPSTQSPPLQVMDRSEGYDPLRIPSTVFERKASSPLEWSAASNDSLFSLHLGNNSSSRDHVFMLGGEVLKSGEIPMSGEFLKFSPSVTVEEIEGKSLEWEKGEEIGESDDGIKVSTIDNTEDQSNERGPPTKGMQCSSVSSRSNDSARSFAFPILTEGPEGSSPKAEVQKNPNQQLFDKMASTSPACCCFTCSSCHHYCCSSRCSYCC, from the exons ATGGTAATGCATCCAGAGACTACATCAAAAGAAAGTAATGAAAAGTCAAGCACAcactcttcttcatcttcatcaacatCGTCATTGGATCTTGCCATAGAGGATATAGAAGGACCTAGCAAGTCAGGAACCAATATTACTTCCTCCCCCAAACTTAAATTGGATTCTCAATCTGCACCAACACATGTTTCCATCACTGGCAACTCTTCAAGATCAAAAGAACTTGACAATGGGTCTCCAGTTCCCTCTTCATCTTCTCAAGAAACACATGAATCATTGGCATATGATTTGCCATCAACACAATCCCCCCCACTCCAAGTGATGGACCGTTCAGAGGGATATGATCCTCTTAGAATACCATCAACCGTGTTTGAAAGAAAAGCCTCATCACCCCTGGAATGGAGTGCTGCTTCTAATGATTCACTGTTTAGCCTTCACTTAGGCAATAACAGTTCCTCCAGAGACCATGTTTTTATGTTGGGTGGAGAAGTGTTGAAGTCTGGTGAAATTCCCATGTCAGGTGAGTTTCTTAAGTTTAGCCCTTCTGTTACAGTGGAGGAAATTGAGGGAAAGAGTCTAGAATGGGAGAAGGGTGAAGAAATTGGAGAGTCGGATGATGGCATCAAGGTTTCAACAATAGATAACACAGAAGATCAAAGTAATGAAAGGGGACCACCTACCAAAGGAATGCAGTGTTCTAGTGTCTCCAGCCGTTCAAATGATAGTGCTCGCTCATTTGCATTTCCAAT TTTAACAGAGGGACCAGAAGGCAGTTCGCCAAAAGCAGAGGTTCAGAAGAACCCAAACCAGCAGTTGTTTGACAAAATGGCTTCAACATCTCCTGCCTGCTGCTGTTTTACTTGCTCCTCTTGTCACCATTATTGTTGCAGTTCTCGTTGCTCTTATTGCTGTTGA